A segment of the Triticum urartu cultivar G1812 chromosome 1, Tu2.1, whole genome shotgun sequence genome:
CCCGGGATAGTTGGCTCCCCTCCGCTCCTCGACTTGAGAGATTGAGAGATGGCGGGGTCGGAGGAGCAGCAGCAGAGGGAGCTGATGCTGTTCGACACGAGGACAACGAAGGCGGAGATGTTCCGGCCGCTGGTGGAGGGCAAGGTGAGCATGTACGTCTGCGGTGTGACGCCCTACGAATTCAGCCACGTCGGCCACGCCCGTGCTTACGTCGCCTTTGACGTCCTCTACAGGTACGTCGGCCACGCCTCCTGTGCGTTTCGAATATCTGTTAACAGCTGGTTGGAGACCCGTCGATATCGATTGGCTGAAATTTCGCCGGAAGGGATACGGTCAAAACCCGCTTTCCTAAACTCTTTTTGAGAAGGCAGGTGTCGCACAGGGCGGGCACCACTACATGGGCCAGCCCATGTGGCcgttttcctttttttttctccATTTGTTTTTTTCGGGTATTTTTCTCTCCATTTGTTGATTATTCTTTTTCTGTTTCGTCTCTTCTCTTCAGGTTTTTCAAGCGGGTTTTCTGTCtagttttttttcctttttctttgcTGTTTTCAAATTCCAAATTCATCAAATGTTTATTTCCCATACTTCTAACCAGGCTCTGTTGCATTTTTAACCCAATAATAACAAAGGTAGTGTATCACGTGTTATTTGATACTAGATTCGTGATATATCTCAATGAGATTTAGTTACACGGACGTCAAGCAAAACGTGACTTTGCCCTCGTCCCGTCCCGTCCCTCGCGTCGCCCCTAGGGCGACTCGGGGGAGTCTAGGGTTTtcccccgccgcctccctccacCTCCCCCACCCCCTCGCCGCCACCGGAGACGACCGCCGGGAAAGCCCGCGCGGGCGCCGGGGAAGGTGGTGGCGGGGTCTTCGGCGCTCCTTCGCGGAGACCATCAGATCCAGGGCGGCGGCCCCTGCTGGCATGGCGTGCGGCGTGCCTGAGGGTTCGGCCGCGAGGACGGCGAGCCGCAGGCGTGCCAGATCTGGAGGTATTGCCCCCTCCCTTCCATGCATCCCTTCTCAGTCCCCGATTCGGTTTGGATCTTGCCGGATCCACCTCCGGTGTGTTCTGGTGGAGCAGACGGTGTCCGAGGAAACCTTGGCCGCCTTGGCTGGCCGGCAGCGGCGACGCCTCCTTTTGGCGCCGATTTCCTCCTTGGGGGCGCTGCTGAGGGCACCATCTCTCCACTCCGACCCATGTCCGGGTGAAAGCCCAAGATCCGATGCGGATCGGGCGTCGGCGGCTCCCCGTGCACCATAACCTTCCTGGAGGTGGCGCCAAGGACATTGGGATCGGATGGGAGGGTCTGCAGGTGAGGGGTGGGGGTGTGCTGCCTCCCTTTCGGTAGACGGTGTTTCTTTCTACATATTCTTGGCGATGACTCTTGGCGGCATGGAGCAGCGGAGGCTTGGCGTCAGATGTGTGGTGACGGATACGCGCAGGAGGTCGATgctgtctggcgtcgtggtggcgtcggcGGCAGCGAGACCAAGCAAGGCCGATGCAACAGtacagctctgaagatggatATGTGGCAGGTGGCTgtggcggcctcatacccggcaggcgtcctggttgaggagcacgccggactggtgggtgcccatacccggcaggcgtcctggttgggacctcaggtcttagatgttaggtttggctgcgaggtctgtttggtattaggcccagaccaTCAGCACCCCTTCATCAGTTAGATAGGAGTATCGACAGAGGTTGCTGAGATGGTGGCTTTGGTCTTACTGTTGTAcgactttgtaaggtcttgtgttAATAATTAATAAATTGGCCGTATGCATCGTCCGGATGCAGACGCCGGGGGTATTCccccttttctaaaaaaattcaATGTTTGGATTGATAACATAAGCCTAAAACTGAAATACATATAATTATGAAGCATGTGTTGAATCCAAGTAGCATAATATAATTAAACACTTGAGCCTTTTTTCATCCATGGTTGCATGTTGAGGTGGGCCTTTTCCCATGCATAGTTGCAATGATGAGATAAATATGTCAGTGGGATCAACTACTTAGTTATACAATATATGATTAGTCCTTGTTTTCGTACATGCCTTTTGTTTTGGTTAATTTTGTTAATTGTCAAGACTTCTGAGGGTTATATTTTTACGCTCTGTTTTCTTTCTTTCTGAACAAGATGCGGTGTTATCTTCGATAGTTGAACCTTGATGCTTGCTCTAAACTTCCAATGATACGCTCTTTTAACAACGCTTCATATGGTCTATGCTTTGAGGGAATGGTACATACGAGTTTGTTATGTCGTTGCGCTTATCATCTTAATTTATTTTCAATCAGGTACCTAAAGTACTTGGGGTACGAGGTTGAGTATGTGCGCAACTTCACTGATATCGATGACAAGGTAATAAATCATTGATAAATTTTTGAGAAAAGACTTAATTTGTTGAGTAAAATAATAAGAACTGTCTAATGGAAACTTTTGGTCATGTTGGATGAATGTACGCTATACCTGAAAATAATATACAGTGTACTTAGCTTGTTCTCTAGGACCTGTCCTATTATGCACTCAAGTGGAAACTGATGTCTTTGTATTTGCCTAATTCCCTGTTTTGTTATAATGGAGTACATATTCTATCTTCTGTTTATCGTCCATCAAATTATTTCTTGAAATTTAGGTAACTTAGGTTTTAATGGGTTTCAAACTCACTTCTGGAGCAAATTTCCCATTAAAATAGTTTTCTATGTCTGAACTATGTTCTGAAATGCATCCTACTGAAAGTCATTTTCAATATCTTGGGGGCATGCAATGCACGAGATAGTCAATTCTGAACTGCTGTTTTTCGCATGCAGATTATTAGACGAGCAAATGAAGCTGGTGAAACGGCAACTAGTTTGAGTAGTTGGTTCATCGATGAGTTCCTGCGTGACATGGTTGAACTTCAGTGCTTGCCTCCTACTCGCGAGCCACGTGTGACGGAGCACATTAAGCAGATAATAGATTTGATAACCAAGGTACTCAACTACATTTCCTCCAAAAAGAAAAAACTGTGCAACTATAATAAGGGAAAATAAAAACCAATATAGAAGGATAACTGATCAATTTGCTTATCTGTGCTTGTCACCCATTCCATGAAATCAAACCTTCAGTAGTTGCTTGTTTAACTTCCCCATTGCGCAAGAGGGCATAAAATCTAAGTTGTTTACTTTTACCGGTTCCATAATTCATATCATTTGGCTTGACATTAACAACTATCTTCTACTTATATATGCAAATGACAGCTAGAGGAAAAAGGGAAAGCCTATACTATTGAAGGAGACGGCGTATACTTCTCAGTTGATAATTTCCCTGAATATCTTAGTCTGTCTGGAAGGAGCTTAGACCATAATCTTCCGGGTTCACGAGTCGCTGTCGATACAAGAAAGCGCACTCCTGCTGACTTTGCATTATGGAAGGTGCTTACTATTTTACCTTTTTTTTTACTTTGTGGTTAATTTTTGTTATTGTTGCCTTTAGTCAAGTGCTTAATTATCCTTCACATTTTCTGTTCAGTTTGCGAAGGAGGGTGAGCCATTCTGGGAAAGCCCTTGGGGCCGTGGAAGACCAGGATGGCATATTGAGTGCAGTGCAATGAGCGGGCATTATTTAGGCCATGCGTTTGATATTCATGGCGGAGGAAAAGATTTGATCTTTCCACATCATGAGAACGAGCTCGCACAAAGCAGAGCAGCGAATCCTGAGAGCGAGGTCAAATGCTGGATGCATAATGGCTTTGTCAACAACAATGGCCAGAAGATGGCAAAAGCAGACAAAAACTTCTTCACTATCAGAGATGTAAGGGGCTTTTTTTCTGTTAGCAGTATGCTTTCCAGTTaaaatatactccctccatcccaaaataagtgtctcgactttgtactaactttagtacaaagttgtactaaggttaagacacttattttgggacgagGAGTATATCATTTGTTTGTAGCCGAGGCTGACCATTTTGTTCTTGTCGCTGTAGGTTATCGCTCTGTACCATCCAATGGCTCTCAGGCTATTCCTGATGCGAACACACTACAGGTCCGATGTTAACCACTCTGATGTAGGCCTTGAGTTTGCATCTGGCCGTGTGTACTACATCTATCAGGTATTTAATGTTTGCAAACTTAATGTCAGGATGCTCCCTATTTTTATCCGAGTTATATAGATTTGAACTGTCGTGTTGTAATTCCTTGGACAATTTATTTACCCAGACTCTACAAGACTCTCAAGAGGTTATATCCTTGTACCATGATGATGAGTTGGACGTCCCAGTACCAGCAGGCGATCGCAAGGTGGT
Coding sequences within it:
- the LOC125508414 gene encoding cysteine--tRNA ligase CPS1, chloroplastic/mitochondrial-like; amino-acid sequence: MAGSEEQQQRELMLFDTRTTKAEMFRPLVEGKVSMYVCGVTPYEFSHVGHARAYVAFDVLYRYLKYLGYEVEYVRNFTDIDDKIIRRANEAGETATSLSSWFIDEFLRDMVELQCLPPTREPRVTEHIKQIIDLITKLEEKGKAYTIEGDGVYFSVDNFPEYLSLSGRSLDHNLPGSRVAVDTRKRTPADFALWKFAKEGEPFWESPWGRGRPGWHIECSAMSGHYLGHAFDIHGGGKDLIFPHHENELAQSRAANPESEVKCWMHNGFVNNNGQKMAKADKNFFTIRDVIALYHPMALRLFLMRTHYRSDVNHSDVGLEFASGRVYYIYQTLQDSQEVISLYHDDELDVPVPAGDRKVVDDNHESFLRHMSNDLHTTGALDELMKPVRAMNNNLSDLKKLQQKLEQQQKKEPEKKKQQQQKKKQPEEKQEEHYVQALVALHGEVTNKLSILGLMPSSPLAEVVKQLKERALKRAGMSEEELQQVIEQRSAARKRKEFAESDRIRAELSARGIALMDEPAGTLWKPSEPELAEEA